A DNA window from Candidatus Neomarinimicrobiota bacterium contains the following coding sequences:
- a CDS encoding C4-type zinc ribbon domain-containing protein has protein sequence MKNVLKSLIDLQEIDRQLFEIEEKKGSLPAQVEKLESQAVSIKTELASAQSSLDENQKELTSIKGTLMDAAAKVKKYQDQLYLVTTNREYDALTNEIETVKSGMIEMENRQFILESEIETLEESVASSKEQSTTFVKQLEANRDELKEKSDLTDVKQKELEIQREALVKNISQRYLRKYERILKARRRAVVAIERSACAGCHKQLSPQVVYDIRQMDKFIECENCGRILVHIPKDEV, from the coding sequence ATGAAAAATGTATTAAAGTCTCTGATTGATCTCCAGGAAATAGATCGCCAACTCTTCGAGATCGAAGAGAAAAAGGGTAGTCTTCCTGCCCAGGTTGAAAAACTGGAATCCCAGGCCGTCTCAATAAAAACTGAGTTAGCGAGCGCCCAATCTTCTCTTGATGAGAATCAGAAGGAATTGACAAGTATCAAGGGCACCCTTATGGATGCAGCAGCGAAAGTCAAAAAATATCAGGATCAGCTGTATCTGGTTACGACAAATCGGGAGTACGATGCTCTTACCAATGAGATTGAAACGGTAAAATCCGGGATGATCGAAATGGAAAACAGGCAGTTTATTCTTGAATCTGAGATAGAAACGCTGGAAGAGTCTGTGGCTTCATCAAAGGAGCAGAGTACAACTTTTGTTAAGCAGTTGGAAGCAAATCGTGATGAATTGAAAGAGAAATCTGATCTCACCGATGTCAAACAGAAAGAATTAGAAATTCAGCGAGAAGCTCTGGTAAAGAATATCAGTCAACGTTATCTACGAAAATATGAACGTATCCTCAAAGCTCGTCGGCGGGCGGTCGTGGCTATTGAACGTTCTGCTTGCGCTGGATGCCATAAACAACTTTCACCTCAAGTCGTATATGATATTCGGCAGATGGATAAATTTATCGAGTGTGAAAATTGTGGACGTATCCTGGTGCATATTCCCAAGGATGAGGTGTAG
- a CDS encoding acyl-CoA dehydrogenase family protein, translated as MKPYFQEEHHMLQDMVRDFAANEVAPIAENLDKEERFPLELIPKLAELGLLGIPFPEQYGGAGMDTLAYTLVIEELAKVDSSVAITVAAHISLGTYPIFLFGSEKQKSQHLENLITGKYLACFGLTEPEAGSDAGGTKTTAVRDGDDWIINGSKNFITNAGYSGVCNLTAVTDPSSRRPGGISVFMVDPETPGFTIGPPEKKMGWRGSDTRALTFENMRVPSDALLGELDVGFKQMMSALVGGRISVAALSLGLAEGALQAALQYADEREAFGKKIHRFQGIGLQLSEIAMEIEAARHLVYYASYLKDQGENVVKAAAMAKLKASEIAVQATNFAVQVHGGYGYIKEFQVERFFRDAKVLTIGEGTSEVQKLVILKQLLKGL; from the coding sequence ATGAAACCGTACTTCCAGGAAGAGCACCACATGCTACAGGATATGGTGCGTGATTTTGCTGCAAACGAAGTCGCCCCAATTGCCGAAAATCTGGATAAAGAAGAACGCTTTCCCCTGGAATTGATTCCAAAACTGGCAGAATTAGGATTGCTGGGCATCCCTTTCCCGGAGCAGTATGGGGGAGCCGGGATGGATACACTGGCATATACCCTGGTTATTGAGGAGTTGGCAAAAGTTGATTCCTCCGTTGCAATTACTGTGGCAGCTCATATTTCACTGGGTACTTATCCCATTTTTTTATTTGGAAGTGAAAAGCAAAAAAGTCAACACCTTGAAAATCTTATCACCGGTAAATATCTGGCCTGTTTTGGATTGACAGAGCCTGAGGCAGGTTCAGATGCAGGTGGCACAAAGACAACAGCAGTTCGAGATGGAGATGACTGGATCATCAATGGATCCAAGAATTTTATCACCAATGCCGGTTACTCTGGAGTCTGCAATCTGACTGCAGTCACGGATCCCTCATCAAGACGACCGGGCGGGATATCTGTTTTTATGGTAGACCCTGAGACACCCGGTTTCACCATTGGACCACCCGAAAAGAAGATGGGTTGGCGAGGGTCTGATACTCGGGCATTAACCTTCGAGAATATGCGTGTTCCTAGTGACGCACTTCTGGGAGAGTTGGATGTCGGCTTTAAACAAATGATGTCAGCTTTGGTTGGGGGTCGTATCAGTGTGGCGGCACTTTCACTTGGTTTGGCAGAAGGTGCTTTGCAGGCAGCCTTGCAATATGCTGATGAACGAGAGGCGTTTGGAAAAAAAATTCACCGGTTTCAGGGGATTGGACTGCAGTTATCTGAGATTGCCATGGAGATCGAAGCCGCCAGGCATCTGGTTTACTATGCCAGTTACCTCAAAGATCAGGGTGAAAACGTGGTGAAAGCAGCAGCTATGGCCAAGTTGAAAGCCTCGGAGATTGCTGTTCAAGCCACCAACTTTGCAGTTCAAGTTCATGGTGGTTATGGATACATCAAGGAATTTCAGGTCGAGCGTTTTTTTAGAGATGCCAAGGTCCTGACCATAGGAGAAGGTACTTCGGAAGTTCAAAAACTTGTTATTTTGAAGCAGCTCTTGAAAGGATTATAA
- the recJ gene encoding single-stranded-DNA-specific exonuclease RecJ: MEKIWIIQDSPQAEIDTLATSLGVSTVVAGILWRRELRSIDLAREFFNPSIARLLDPFLMLNMETAVAEVSKCLDAHQTILIFGDYDVDGTTATSLLHLFLQSIGGKSEYYIPDRTKEGYGVSHKGIDYAAEIDAKLIITCDCGITAVEQTEYANSKGIKMMITDHHIPDKKLPDAVAILNPKQSDCEYPNKDLCGAGVAFKLTQALSQSRGLAPEQANQNLDLAAIGTAADIVQVIGENRIIVGEGLKLIGHGKRPGIKALKKVAGITRDEVAVSDVLFGLGPRINAVGRLGEAMRAVHLMTTDTQSKARELSAVLNSENEARKTVEAKIFDEAVLQANSKSDPRAKRSLVLSQEGWHHGVIGIVASKLKERYYVPTVIIAVNDGVGKASARSINGFDLHAAFSQCADLLVTFGGHTMAAGMTIDPENIEAFEQRFQEVALEQITEEMMRPRLKIESVIELGQVNTQLLETLRRLAPYGPGNMRPLFASQNLEVIGYPRPKIVGKNHLKFKVRQGRTVLDAIGFGMAEDLELLYANKPLEMAYALAENEWQGRKTIQLELKDIRLMN; the protein is encoded by the coding sequence ATGGAAAAAATATGGATCATCCAAGATAGCCCTCAAGCTGAAATAGATACCCTGGCGACTTCTCTGGGTGTTTCGACTGTGGTAGCTGGCATCCTCTGGCGCAGGGAATTAAGATCCATTGACCTTGCCCGGGAATTCTTCAATCCTTCAATCGCTCGCTTACTGGATCCTTTTTTGATGCTCAACATGGAAACCGCAGTTGCCGAGGTTTCCAAATGTCTGGATGCACATCAAACCATCCTGATCTTTGGCGATTATGATGTAGATGGCACAACAGCCACCTCTCTTTTGCATCTTTTTCTTCAGTCAATCGGCGGTAAATCAGAATATTATATACCGGATAGGACAAAAGAAGGCTATGGGGTGTCGCACAAGGGCATTGATTATGCAGCCGAGATTGATGCCAAATTGATCATTACCTGTGATTGTGGGATCACGGCAGTTGAACAGACTGAATATGCCAATTCAAAAGGCATAAAAATGATGATAACCGATCATCACATACCCGATAAAAAACTTCCTGACGCTGTCGCAATTTTGAACCCAAAACAATCCGATTGTGAATATCCTAATAAAGATCTCTGTGGTGCAGGTGTTGCCTTTAAGCTGACCCAGGCATTGAGCCAAAGTCGTGGTCTGGCTCCAGAGCAAGCCAACCAGAATCTTGATCTGGCGGCTATTGGTACAGCAGCTGATATTGTGCAAGTTATCGGTGAGAATCGTATCATCGTAGGCGAAGGACTCAAACTGATCGGACATGGGAAACGTCCTGGGATCAAGGCTTTGAAGAAAGTCGCCGGTATCACCCGGGATGAGGTGGCGGTATCTGATGTACTATTTGGCCTGGGACCCCGGATTAATGCTGTTGGACGCTTGGGGGAAGCCATGCGTGCAGTCCATCTGATGACAACTGACACCCAGTCTAAAGCACGTGAATTATCGGCTGTTCTAAATTCCGAAAATGAAGCCCGGAAAACGGTGGAAGCCAAAATCTTCGATGAAGCTGTCTTGCAGGCGAACTCCAAATCTGATCCTCGGGCCAAACGATCTCTCGTACTATCCCAGGAAGGTTGGCACCATGGGGTGATTGGCATTGTGGCTTCAAAGCTGAAAGAACGCTATTATGTGCCGACTGTTATCATTGCTGTGAACGATGGTGTGGGAAAAGCATCAGCCCGCAGTATCAATGGCTTTGACCTACATGCCGCATTTTCACAATGTGCAGATCTACTGGTGACCTTTGGCGGACACACCATGGCGGCAGGCATGACCATTGATCCAGAAAATATAGAGGCTTTCGAACAACGTTTTCAGGAAGTTGCACTGGAGCAGATAACCGAAGAAATGATGCGACCCCGGTTGAAGATCGAGTCTGTGATAGAATTGGGCCAAGTCAATACGCAGCTATTGGAAACCCTGCGTCGTCTGGCTCCTTATGGACCTGGAAATATGCGACCACTGTTTGCCAGCCAGAATCTGGAAGTGATCGGATATCCGCGTCCCAAGATCGTGGGAAAAAATCATCTAAAATTCAAAGTTAGGCAGGGTCGGACCGTTTTAGATGCCATTGGGTTTGGGATGGCTGAAGATCTTGAATTATTATACGCCAATAAGCCGTTAGAGATGGCTTACGCACTTGCTGAAAATGAGTGGCAAGGACGCAAAACCATTCAATTGGAACTAAAAGATATTCGACTGATGAATTAG
- a CDS encoding glycine--tRNA ligase, with protein sequence MTQLDSFDKLVSLAKRRGFVFQSSEIYGGINACYDYGPLGVELKLNVKQMWWNAMTREHDNIVGLDAAILMHPKVWEASGHVGGFTDPLVDCKACKTRFRADTLSEETLKSHVCPDCGGELTESRQFNLMFKTQMGAVEDTASDIYLRPETAQGIFVNFPNVVDTSRQQIPFGIAQIGKAFRNEITPGNFIFRTREFEQMEMQFFVKPDESDEWFETWKERRMSFYDTIGISRENLRFEEHGPDELAHYARAAYDIEYKFPIGWSELEGIHNRADFDLKQHEEHSGKSMGYRDPHTNEKYTPYIIETSAGCDRIVLAILSEAYEEETLEDGSVRTVMHFHPRVAPIKVAILPLVKKGGLKEYATELKDQLKRHFNVFYDEKGAIGRRYRRMDEAGTPFCVTIDFETLEDQAVTVRDRDSMEQIRVPVADLHTWLAERILITELF encoded by the coding sequence ATGACACAATTAGATAGTTTTGATAAACTGGTATCCCTGGCAAAACGCCGTGGTTTTGTTTTCCAATCAAGTGAGATCTATGGTGGGATCAATGCCTGCTACGACTATGGTCCTTTGGGCGTTGAACTGAAACTGAACGTCAAACAGATGTGGTGGAATGCCATGACTCGTGAGCATGATAATATTGTGGGGTTGGATGCTGCAATTCTCATGCACCCGAAAGTCTGGGAGGCCAGTGGTCATGTTGGCGGGTTTACAGATCCATTAGTTGATTGCAAAGCCTGCAAGACTCGCTTTCGGGCAGATACCCTGTCTGAGGAAACCCTGAAGTCGCATGTTTGCCCTGACTGCGGCGGTGAGCTTACTGAGTCCCGCCAGTTCAATCTCATGTTCAAAACTCAAATGGGAGCGGTTGAAGATACTGCATCCGATATTTATTTAAGACCAGAAACAGCCCAGGGTATTTTTGTGAACTTTCCTAATGTTGTCGATACTTCCCGTCAGCAGATCCCTTTTGGAATTGCCCAGATCGGGAAAGCTTTCAGGAATGAGATCACTCCAGGAAACTTTATTTTTCGAACCCGTGAGTTTGAGCAGATGGAAATGCAGTTTTTTGTTAAACCGGATGAATCTGATGAATGGTTTGAGACCTGGAAAGAACGTAGAATGAGCTTCTATGATACCATCGGGATCAGTCGTGAGAATTTACGTTTTGAAGAACATGGACCTGATGAATTGGCTCACTATGCTCGTGCTGCATATGATATTGAATATAAATTTCCCATTGGTTGGAGTGAATTGGAAGGAATTCATAATCGTGCTGATTTTGACCTCAAGCAACACGAAGAGCATTCTGGGAAAAGTATGGGATATCGGGATCCACATACCAATGAAAAGTATACACCATACATCATAGAAACCTCGGCTGGTTGTGATAGGATAGTTCTGGCTATTCTGTCCGAGGCCTATGAGGAAGAAACTCTGGAAGATGGATCTGTGAGAACTGTCATGCATTTTCACCCCCGGGTTGCCCCGATCAAGGTGGCTATTTTGCCCTTGGTAAAAAAAGGTGGCCTCAAAGAATACGCAACAGAATTGAAAGATCAGTTAAAACGTCATTTTAATGTTTTCTATGATGAGAAAGGTGCTATAGGCCGCCGTTATCGTCGGATGGATGAAGCTGGAACCCCGTTTTGTGTGACCATAGATTTTGAAACGCTGGAAGATCAGGCTGTGACCGTAAGGGATCGGGATAGTATGGAGCAAATAAGAGTACCAGTCGCTGATCTGCATACCTGGCTTGCTGAGAGGATTCTGATCACCGAATTATTTTAA
- the topA gene encoding type I DNA topoisomerase: MSQNLIIVESPSKASTIRKYLGDEYKVLSTVGHIRDLPRTQLGVDLKEDFKPLYVIIPGKKKNVEALKEAARKATQVFIATDPDREGEAIGWHVTRILKNLNKPTHRVMFFEITKNGVLEGMRNATELDMNLVNAQQARRIIDRLVGFKVSPFLWRVLYSGLSAGRVQSVALRLICERQEAIDRFEPQEYWTIKTEVETEQKHSFSAELQKVDGKKAIILNETVAMALRHELKEETFTISSVEKKRVRRNPRAPFTTSTMQQAAFQKLGFTTKRTMTLAQQLYEGITLQDGETTGLITYMRTDSTRVASSSVETIRAHVLETFGAKYLPAKERQFGKNKGKIQDAHEAIRPSNPALHPDVAKASLTGPQAKLYDLIWRRFTASQMAVAVFDQSAIEIQAGSRFGLRAAGSDLVFDGYRKVYFEKETEKESHLPSDLKKGELLELLHVDTDQHFTQPPAPYTESSLVKVLDKEGIGRPSTYANIISVVQARNYVQSEKRKLFPTELGKVTNKLLIENFSDLVNTTFTREMESRLDKVEEGSLTYLDIMQEFWALLEKWLADSSKSYSEIKKSLQEDSGEVCEKCGKPMVIKWSKNGRFLACSGFPTCRNARPLDSPKPGEGGEDEEAKDYGKCEKCGSPLILRDGRYGKFYACSAYPKCKFTKPFTILMPCPKPDCKGEISPRRSKRGRTFYGCTKYPDCDFVSWDPPIAHVCPACQNPYMVVKSTKKKGDYALCPKCKHEISVSDIEDSKAKD; the protein is encoded by the coding sequence ATGTCTCAAAATCTTATCATCGTCGAATCACCCTCTAAAGCCAGTACAATACGAAAATATTTGGGGGATGAATATAAGGTTCTTTCCACTGTTGGTCATATTCGAGATTTACCCAGAACCCAATTAGGAGTAGATCTTAAGGAAGATTTTAAACCGCTGTATGTCATCATACCTGGCAAGAAAAAGAATGTTGAAGCCCTCAAGGAAGCTGCCCGGAAGGCTACTCAAGTCTTTATCGCGACTGACCCTGACCGCGAAGGTGAGGCCATTGGTTGGCATGTGACCCGCATCTTGAAAAATCTGAATAAGCCTACTCACCGCGTCATGTTTTTCGAAATCACCAAAAATGGCGTTCTCGAGGGGATGCGCAATGCTACAGAACTCGATATGAATCTGGTTAATGCCCAGCAAGCTAGACGTATCATTGATCGCCTGGTTGGATTCAAGGTCAGCCCTTTTCTGTGGAGAGTCTTATACTCAGGTTTGAGCGCCGGTCGAGTCCAGTCGGTTGCTTTGCGGCTGATCTGCGAAAGACAGGAAGCGATCGATCGATTTGAACCCCAGGAGTACTGGACCATTAAAACTGAGGTTGAGACCGAACAGAAGCATTCTTTTTCGGCTGAGCTTCAAAAAGTGGACGGAAAAAAAGCGATCATCTTAAATGAGACAGTCGCCATGGCGCTTCGTCACGAGCTAAAGGAAGAAACTTTCACGATCAGTTCCGTGGAGAAGAAGCGAGTTCGTCGCAATCCCAGAGCTCCTTTCACTACCAGTACTATGCAACAGGCTGCTTTTCAGAAATTAGGATTCACTACCAAGCGAACCATGACCCTGGCTCAGCAGCTTTATGAAGGTATCACACTTCAGGATGGTGAAACCACCGGTTTGATCACCTACATGCGTACTGATTCAACACGTGTGGCCAGCTCTTCAGTTGAGACTATCAGGGCTCATGTTCTAGAAACCTTTGGCGCAAAATATTTGCCGGCTAAAGAACGCCAGTTTGGGAAAAATAAAGGTAAGATCCAGGATGCTCACGAAGCCATCAGACCATCAAACCCGGCCCTTCACCCTGATGTTGCCAAAGCTTCATTGACAGGTCCTCAGGCAAAACTTTATGATCTGATCTGGCGACGTTTCACTGCTTCGCAAATGGCAGTGGCAGTATTCGATCAATCTGCTATTGAGATTCAAGCAGGATCACGGTTTGGATTGAGAGCTGCTGGCTCTGATCTGGTCTTCGATGGATATCGGAAGGTTTATTTTGAGAAGGAAACAGAAAAAGAAAGTCATCTTCCCTCTGATCTAAAAAAAGGTGAACTCCTGGAACTGCTCCACGTGGATACGGATCAGCATTTCACCCAGCCCCCAGCCCCCTACACTGAAAGCAGTTTAGTGAAAGTGCTTGATAAAGAAGGTATTGGTCGCCCCTCAACATATGCAAATATCATCTCCGTGGTCCAGGCCAGAAACTATGTGCAATCTGAGAAGCGTAAACTTTTTCCCACAGAATTGGGCAAAGTGACCAACAAGTTGCTGATTGAGAATTTCTCAGATCTGGTTAATACAACCTTCACCCGAGAGATGGAAAGTCGCTTGGATAAGGTGGAAGAGGGTTCGCTTACCTACCTTGACATTATGCAGGAATTTTGGGCTCTATTGGAAAAATGGCTGGCAGACTCATCTAAATCCTATAGTGAAATTAAGAAATCTCTGCAAGAGGATAGTGGAGAGGTCTGTGAAAAATGCGGGAAACCGATGGTCATTAAATGGAGTAAAAATGGTCGGTTCCTGGCCTGCTCTGGTTTTCCCACTTGCCGAAATGCTCGACCCTTGGATAGTCCAAAGCCAGGCGAGGGAGGCGAAGATGAAGAAGCTAAAGATTATGGGAAATGTGAGAAATGTGGATCACCTCTAATCCTTAGAGACGGTCGTTATGGCAAGTTCTATGCTTGCTCAGCCTATCCAAAGTGTAAATTCACCAAACCCTTTACCATATTGATGCCCTGTCCCAAGCCCGATTGCAAAGGCGAAATATCACCGCGACGTTCCAAACGGGGTCGGACTTTTTACGGTTGTACAAAATATCCTGATTGTGATTTTGTCAGTTGGGATCCACCAATTGCCCATGTATGTCCGGCTTGTCAAAATCCCTATATGGTGGTCAAGTCAACTAAGAAAAAGGGTGATTACGCCCTGTGTCCCAAGTGTAAGCACGAGATCAGTGTCTCTGATATTGAAGACTCAAAAGCAAAAGACTGA
- a CDS encoding HDIG domain-containing protein: MFQFDYDVDQITTETIIAPFDFDILKTESALEQDRQAREDAILPVFIWDNKSRDIVNKNLDQIRNQLSLWYQAEKDLNSKRSYWKTISDSIASDSMFIQLQDDSLHVLNIKYGLQDRGLKDLGIPRWSFFLEKGPSTRQLINSVKQAILPQYMLGIIGDLPPDNSHMQITMIMRGKESSRNPQDFRDMGQAWESVQRVLTNNYKNSDAHLLQLAEDVARAVMVPNLNYSTELTENRKAEAHNLVPISTGKVFKNERIVDANTRVTVQIKQKLDSLEKEYIRRGYGESAANRLMTFMGKILLTAFLLFFFFAYLQTYRNQIYNDIKLIALVGIIIILMLALAHTIVYQMQWSEFFIPMSIAAMIFTVVFDGRMAFIIMVTLTLLTGIILSNNIPFIVANLFVSSLAIYTVRRLRSRSQILWSILAVTSGYVAVIAVFEMIKFSSWDSVMEHMIFATANGFLSPLLSYGFLVLIERVFKITTNLTLLELLDFNNKLLSNLAMRAPGTFKHSIDVGNLAVAAAEAVGANSLLARVGAYYHDIGKAVKPEYFIENQLRGTNKHEKLSPRLSATVIVAHVKDGVKLANNFGLPAIVADFIPMHHGRTRVEYFYQQALERAKETGSEINEADFRYPGPRPNTRETGILMLAEAIEAASRSVKNPNPQRIESLMDTIIESRIKGGELTNCPLTFRDLENIKGAMMPVLMGSMHKRIEYPGQRKKLHILDDED; the protein is encoded by the coding sequence ATGTTTCAATTCGATTATGATGTGGACCAGATCACAACAGAGACCATCATTGCCCCCTTTGATTTTGATATTCTGAAAACAGAAAGTGCTCTGGAACAGGATAGACAAGCTCGCGAAGATGCTATCCTGCCGGTCTTTATTTGGGATAATAAAAGCCGGGATATAGTAAACAAAAATCTAGATCAGATTCGGAATCAGTTGTCCCTTTGGTATCAGGCTGAGAAGGATCTTAATTCAAAACGAAGCTATTGGAAAACGATCTCAGACAGTATAGCATCAGATTCCATGTTTATTCAACTTCAGGATGACTCGCTCCATGTTTTAAACATAAAATATGGTCTTCAGGACAGGGGTTTGAAAGATTTGGGAATTCCCCGGTGGAGCTTCTTTCTGGAGAAAGGACCCTCAACCCGCCAACTGATCAATTCAGTAAAACAAGCCATTTTGCCCCAGTATATGTTGGGAATAATTGGGGATTTGCCACCGGATAATAGCCATATGCAGATCACTATGATCATGCGCGGTAAAGAATCCAGTCGCAATCCGCAGGACTTCCGTGATATGGGACAGGCTTGGGAAAGCGTTCAGCGAGTACTTACAAATAACTACAAAAACAGTGACGCTCATTTACTCCAATTGGCTGAAGATGTGGCACGTGCGGTTATGGTACCCAATCTGAACTACTCAACCGAGCTTACGGAAAACCGGAAAGCAGAAGCTCATAACCTGGTTCCCATCAGTACTGGCAAGGTCTTTAAAAATGAACGGATCGTAGATGCTAATACTCGGGTCACGGTGCAAATCAAACAAAAGCTTGATTCACTTGAAAAAGAATATATACGTCGGGGTTATGGAGAATCGGCTGCCAATCGCTTGATGACCTTCATGGGGAAGATCCTGCTAACTGCTTTTTTGCTGTTTTTCTTTTTTGCGTATCTCCAGACCTATCGGAATCAGATCTACAATGACATAAAACTAATCGCCTTGGTTGGGATCATTATTATTCTGATGCTGGCTCTGGCTCACACTATTGTGTATCAGATGCAATGGTCTGAATTTTTTATCCCCATGAGTATTGCAGCGATGATCTTCACAGTTGTTTTTGATGGCCGGATGGCATTTATCATTATGGTAACACTGACCCTGCTTACGGGTATCATTTTAAGCAACAACATCCCCTTTATTGTCGCCAACCTTTTTGTTTCGTCACTGGCTATTTACACAGTGCGCAGGCTAAGATCACGATCTCAGATCTTGTGGAGTATCCTGGCTGTTACGTCAGGTTATGTGGCCGTTATTGCTGTCTTTGAGATGATCAAGTTCAGTAGCTGGGACTCTGTTATGGAGCACATGATCTTTGCAACAGCGAACGGTTTCCTGTCTCCACTACTGTCCTATGGATTTCTGGTTTTGATTGAACGAGTATTCAAGATAACGACTAATCTGACTCTGCTTGAGCTACTTGATTTTAACAATAAACTGTTGAGCAATTTGGCTATGAGGGCACCAGGCACCTTTAAGCATAGTATTGATGTAGGTAATCTTGCAGTAGCTGCTGCTGAGGCAGTTGGCGCAAATTCGCTACTGGCCAGAGTCGGTGCATATTACCATGATATCGGTAAGGCTGTAAAGCCGGAATATTTTATTGAAAATCAACTACGTGGAACCAATAAGCATGAAAAACTTTCACCCCGATTAAGCGCAACGGTGATTGTGGCACATGTTAAAGATGGGGTCAAACTGGCCAATAATTTCGGTTTGCCTGCTATTGTCGCTGATTTCATTCCAATGCATCATGGCCGCACTCGGGTGGAATATTTTTATCAACAAGCATTAGAACGTGCCAAAGAAACAGGTTCTGAGATCAATGAAGCAGACTTTCGGTATCCCGGACCGAGACCCAATACCAGAGAAACCGGTATCCTCATGCTGGCCGAAGCCATTGAAGCAGCTTCTCGCTCGGTCAAAAATCCAAACCCGCAACGCATCGAGTCACTTATGGATACCATCATTGAAAGTCGCATCAAAGGTGGCGAGTTAACAAATTGTCCCTTAACATTTCGAGATCTTGAGAATATTAAGGGTGCTATGATGCCGGTGCTCATGGGAAGCATGCATAAGCGGATCGAATATCCCGGACAGCGCAAAAAACTGCACATTCTGGATGATGAAGACTAA
- the ybeY gene encoding rRNA maturation RNase YbeY gives MQIEVIDPDPQTDTSLFKRGVELVFKGEHKTAEYVNIVFLKQDELRHFKKEYFDRDVYTDVIAFNLNDPDETIEGEIYLSMQQITLNAIKYKTDPREELYRVLIHGCLHLCGHEDETQGEKDQMTLLEDNYLSKIKNLKPK, from the coding sequence ATGCAGATTGAGGTCATTGATCCTGATCCCCAGACAGACACCAGCTTGTTTAAGCGAGGTGTTGAACTGGTTTTTAAGGGCGAGCATAAAACAGCTGAATATGTAAACATTGTTTTTCTAAAACAGGATGAACTTCGTCATTTTAAAAAGGAATATTTTGATCGGGATGTGTACACCGATGTTATTGCGTTTAATTTAAATGACCCCGACGAAACAATCGAAGGTGAGATTTACTTATCCATGCAACAGATCACTCTAAATGCAATTAAATATAAAACTGACCCAAGGGAAGAATTGTATCGAGTGCTGATCCATGGCTGCCTACATTTATGCGGGCATGAAGATGAGACACAGGGAGAAAAAGACCAGATGACCCTGCTGGAGGATAACTATTTGTCTAAGATTAAAAATTTAAAACCCAAATGA
- a CDS encoding beta-ketoacyl-ACP synthase III, whose product MRKAYIDSVGMYVPPKIVTNQDLEKVMDTSDQWIRERSGIQERHHVDGECTTDLALKAAEEALEKAGMTAEDVDHIIFSTMASDYFVPGGGPMMTRRLGIPGTPAVDIRMACSGFIYGLSIAKAFIESGAHDNVLLITSEVQSVALDFSTAGRDTAVLFGDGAAAVVIKATEEDHGLLSVVTHSDGRYAEDLMLRTPSTLDNPFLTHELLDKGYGRVSMNGRSVFKHAITKFPAVIKEALAVAGVEKDRVKLVIPHQANLRITEAVANRLELELYKVVYSNIHKYGNTTSASIPIALYEAMAEGKIERGDIIVVASFGAGFTWGASVIKW is encoded by the coding sequence ATGAGAAAAGCATATATCGATTCTGTTGGAATGTATGTTCCACCTAAAATTGTGACCAATCAGGACCTGGAAAAAGTAATGGACACTTCTGACCAGTGGATCAGGGAGCGTTCTGGCATCCAGGAACGGCATCACGTAGATGGGGAATGTACAACTGATCTTGCCCTGAAAGCTGCAGAAGAAGCACTTGAAAAAGCAGGTATGACAGCTGAGGACGTGGATCATATCATCTTTTCAACAATGGCCAGCGATTATTTTGTTCCGGGTGGAGGTCCCATGATGACCAGACGACTGGGCATACCGGGAACGCCGGCAGTAGACATTCGTATGGCCTGTTCCGGATTTATATATGGACTGTCCATAGCTAAAGCATTTATTGAATCAGGAGCCCATGACAATGTGTTGCTCATCACCTCTGAAGTGCAGTCGGTAGCCCTGGATTTTTCTACAGCGGGTCGGGATACTGCCGTTCTCTTCGGGGATGGAGCCGCTGCTGTTGTTATCAAAGCAACAGAAGAGGATCACGGTCTACTTTCAGTTGTTACTCATTCAGATGGACGTTACGCTGAAGATCTGATGCTGCGGACACCCTCTACTCTGGACAATCCCTTTCTTACTCATGAACTATTGGATAAAGGTTATGGGCGCGTCAGTATGAATGGTCGCAGTGTCTTTAAGCACGCGATTACAAAATTTCCAGCAGTGATCAAAGAGGCTTTAGCAGTAGCTGGTGTTGAGAAAGATCGGGTGAAACTGGTTATACCGCATCAAGCTAACCTACGCATCACAGAGGCTGTTGCAAATCGTCTGGAGCTGGAGCTTTACAAAGTAGTCTATTCAAATATTCATAAATACGGAAATACGACCTCTGCCTCGATTCCCATTGCCCTTTACGAAGCCATGGCTGAGGGTAAGATCGAGCGCGGAGATATTATAGTCGTTGCCTCATTTGGTGCCGGATTTACCTGGGGTGCTTCAGTGATTAAATGGTAA